Proteins encoded together in one Coffea arabica cultivar ET-39 chromosome 2c, Coffea Arabica ET-39 HiFi, whole genome shotgun sequence window:
- the LOC113726827 gene encoding uncharacterized protein has protein sequence MYTHVKLYSCAQFQSTESGIISDQKTLKSTASSSSTLFFSGNSPEAEMALGGAAPQRGTAAAAAANTRRRRPSSSGAAGGAGGTMLQFYTDDAPGLKISPNVVLVMSIGFIAFVAILHVMGKLYFVRREA, from the exons atgtacacacaCGTAAAGTTGTATAGTTGTGCGCAATTCCAGTCAACAGAATCTGGGATTATTTCCGAccaaaaaaccctaaaatcgACAGCATCATCGTCTTCCACCCTATTCTTCTCCGGAAATTCTCCAGAAGCTGAG ATGGCATTGGGTGGGGCAGCTCCACAAAGAGGAACTGCAGCAGCTGCTGCTGCAAACACGCGTCGGAGGAGGCCAAGCAGCAGCGGGGCTGCAGGAGGAGCAGGTGGTACCATGCTTCAATTTTACACAGATGATGCTCCAGGGCTCAAGATTTCTCCCAATGTTGTGCTTGTCATGAGCATTGGTTTCATAGCGTTTGTTGCAATTCTTCATGTGATGGGTAAGCTGTACTTTGTCCGCAGGGAGGCTTAA
- the LOC113726828 gene encoding F-box protein At5g51370 codes for MSSPERNRTTPLKKKNRHTHTASLPEFWFTKDPKSHPLKNAVLKMRLHALSNSASASETEPESESDSQARPPQRLSSAARSCPDFTARLSDELLMNIFSKLQNSQLVSNTLVCKRWCRLNGKLVRSVKILDWDFIESGRVIFRFPNLIDVDIVQACVKSCRNSGILLSNKLVSVHLDSARVSGRGFLKKGDFLDPQVIDRGVRALAEGCGNLRRVVLINVSEEGLNYVAEECETLQEMELHNCDDFALKGVSGCKNLQILRLIGCVDGFYESLISDIGLTILAQGCRRLVKLELVGCEGSYDGIKAIGQCCFMLEELTLCDHRMEGGWLAALSYCGNLKTLKLQSFKSIDASPGPDEHLGSCPTLEELHLKKGQLRDKQGARALFLVCQAVRELVFEDCWGLDDSTFAATSICRSIRFLSLEGCSLLTTEGLESIILSWKHLTRLRVVSCNNIKDSDITPELATLFSVLKELKWRPDSRSLLASGLAGTGVGQNGGRSFRL; via the exons ATGTCATCACCTGAGCGAAACAGAACGACACCGTTGAAGAAGAAAAACCGTCACACTCACACGGCCAGCTTGCCAGAGTTCTGGTTCACAAAAGATCCCAAATCCCATCCCCTAAAAAATGCGGTCCTCAAAATGCGTCTCCATGCTCTCTCCAACTCCGCTTCCGCCTCCGAGACCGAACCCGAGTCCGAGTCCGATTCCCAGGCCCGCCCGCCGCAGCGTCTTTCTTCCGCTGCTCGCTCCTGCCCGGATTTTACTGCCCGACTCTCCGACGAGCTGTTGATGAACATCTTCTCCAAGCTTCAGAATAGTCAGCTCGTCTCCAACACGCTGGTTTGCAAGAGATGGTGCAGGCTGAATGGGAAGCTGGTGAGGTCGGTGAAGATTTTGGATTGGGATTTCATCGAGTCGGGTCGGGTCATTTTTAGGTTCCCGAATTTAATTGACGTTGATATTGTTCAAGCTTGCGTGAAGTCTTGTCGGAATTCTGGGATTTTGTTGAGTAATAAATTGGTTTCGGTTCATTTGGATTCGGCTAGGGTTTCGGGACGAGGGTTTTTGAAGAAAGGGGATTTTTTGGATCCCCAAGTGATTGATAGAGGGGTTAGGGCACTGGCTGAAGGGTGTGGGAATTTGAGGAGGGTTGTTTTAATTAACGTTAGTGAAGAAGGGTTGAATTATGTAGCTGAGGAATGCGAAACGTTGCAGGAAATGGAACTGCACAACTGCGATGATTTTGCACTGAAAGGGGTTTCTGGGTGCAAGAATTTGCAGATATTGAGACTGATTGGTTGCGTTGATGGGTTTTATGAATCATTGATATCGGATATTGGGCTAACGATTTTAGCTCAAGGCTGTAGACGGCTAGTTAAGCTTGAGCTAGTGGGTTGCGAGGGGAGTTATGATGGGATTAAGGCCATAGGGCAGTGTTGCTTCATGTTAGAGGAGTTAACTTTGTGCGATCATAGGATGGAGGGGGGATGGTTGGCGGCTTTATCATATTGTGGGAATTTGAAAACTTTGAAGCTTCAATCTTTTAAGAGCATTGATGCGAGTCCAGGGCCAGATGAGCATTTGGGGTCTTGTCCTACTCTTGAAGAGTTGCATTTAAAGAAGGGCCAGTTGCGTGATAAGCAGGGTGCAAGAGCATTGTTCTTGGTGTGTCAAGCTGTTAGGGAGCTTGTTTTTGAGGATTGTTGGGGATTGGATGACAGTACATTTGCTGCAACAAGTATTTGTAG GAGTATAAGATTCCTTTCTTTAGAAGGATGCTCATTGCTTACTACAGAAGGTTTAGAATCGATAATCCTCTCTTGGAAGCACTTAACAAGGCTTAGAGTAGTTTCCTGCAACAATATAAAGGACAGTGACATCACCCCAGAACTGGCAACCTTGTTTTCTGTTCTTAAAGAGTTGAAGTGGCGGCCCGATTCCCGGTCTCTCTTGGCATCAGGTCTTGCAGGGACAGGAGTGGGACAGAATGGTGGTAGATCCTTCAGATTGTAA
- the LOC113726829 gene encoding transcription factor UNE10-like, with amino-acid sequence MNQCVPSWELEENHHAPLPPPPPADPKQTLRAHSNSSSLAPDVPTLDYEVAELTWENGQLAMHGLGLPRLPNGKSLAAPPPAKYNSWEKQPPVGGTLESIVNPAAIIATHRKSAAQSGCRDCGDELVPWFEDHRRAARAPAAASLTLTMDALVPCSNSTRNDHREPSTHVPKISACPVGCSSTCVGSCSAAAGNAWLRRMSAAAAAAPMEWGSKADQSASWSATCGRDSRQVTLDTCDREFGTAAYTSTSFGSPENTSSGKQCTKTVDDQDSPCQSRYEREAGNEEQKKKGNGKSSVSTKRSRAAAVHNQSERKRRDKINQRMKTLQKLVPNSSKTDKASMLDEVIEYLKQLQAQVNIMSRMNMSPMMLPLALQQQLQMSMMASMGMGMNMGMGMGVMDLNSIGRSNIAGLPPLLHPTAYMPATSAWDGLADRLAASTSQAMPDPLAAFLACQSQPMTMDAYSRMAALYQQFQQPPGPASKNK; translated from the exons ATGAATCAGTGCGTTCCCAGTTGGGAACTCGAAGAAAATCACCATGCCCctctccctcctcctcctcctgctgatcctaagcaaactcttcgagcTCATTCCAACTCCAGTTCCTTAGCTCCTGATGTGCCCAC GTTAGACTATGAAGTGGCGGAGTTAACGTGGGAAAATGGGCAGCTGGCAATGCATGGTTTGGGCCTTCCACGCTTGCCAAATGGTAAGAGCTTAGCTGCCCCGCCTCCCGCTAAGTACAATAGCTGGGAGAAGCAGCCACCAGTTGGTGGAACTCTGGAGTCTATAGTCAACCCGGCAGCCATCATCGCCACCCACCGAAAATCGGCTGCCCAGAGTGGCTGCCGCGATTGCGGAGACGAGCTCGTGCCGTGGTTTGAAGACCACCGCCGTGCAGCAAGAGCTCCGGCAGCAGCTTCGCTCACCTTGACTATGGATGCTTTGGTTCCATGCAGCAACAGCACTAGAAATGATCATCGAGAACCCTCCACCCACGTGCCTAAAATCAGCGCCTGCCCGGTGGGCTGCTCCTCCACTTGTGTGGGGTCCTGCAGCGCTGCCGCTGGGAATGCCTGGTTGCGAAGGATGAGTGCGGCGGCGGCGGCTGCTCCCATGGAGTGGGGTAGCAAGGCAGACCAGAGTGCAAGTTGGAGTGCCACGTGTGGGAGGGATAGCCGCCAGGTGACGCTTGACACGTGCGACAGGGAGTTTGGTACGGCGGCTTACACCTCCACCTCTTTCGGGTCGCCGGAAAACACCAGTTCCGGCAAACAATGCACCAAGACGGTGGACGACCAGGACTCTCCTTGTCAGAGCCGATATGAG AGGGAGGCAGGGAATgaggagcaaaagaaaaagggtaacgGGAAATCTTCTGTCTCAACCAAAAGGAGCAGGGCAGCAGCTGTACATAACCAGTCTGAACGT AAAAGAAGAGACAAGATTAATCAAAGAATGAAGACATTGCAGAAGTTGGTCCCAAATTCAAGTAAG ACGGATAAAGCATCAATGCTGGATGAAGTCATAGAATACCTGAAACAATTGCAAGCTCAAGTGAATATAATGAGCAGAATGAACATGTCACCGATGATGTTGCCACTGGCATTGCAACAGCAACTTCAAATGTCTATGATGGCTTCCATGGGCATGGGAATGAACATGGGTATGGGAATGGGTGTCATGGACTTGAACTCAATCGGTCGCTCCAACATTGCCGGACTACCTCCATTGCTTCACCCCACCGCTTACATGCCGGCAACCTCGGCCTGGGATGGCCTGGCGGATCGTCTAGCCGCTTCAACTTCTCAGGCAATGCCAGATCCTCTGGCTGCATTCCTAGCATGCCAATCTCAG CCTATGACTATGGATGCTTATTCTAGGATGGCAGCATTGTACCAGCAATTTCAACAGCCTCCAGGCCCTGCTTCGAAAAATAAATGA